One window of Chondrocystis sp. NIES-4102 genomic DNA carries:
- a CDS encoding type 3 multicopper oxidase, translating to MVKINRRQFIALGAAGVGTALVGHWLCQAISSQPLPASSANVFGVYQSSNGLLELDLEAKENPVNLAGRQAYLLAYNGQVPAPRLEAKPGDKVRIHFTNNLSQPTNIHYHGLHIPITGNADNVFLHIQPGEKLTYEFQIPPNHRAGTFWYHPHLHGLVAEQLFGGLAGLFIVRGELDEIPEIKAAKEEFLVLQDFAVNDNGRLINSAYMSLMMGREGDIITANGQVNPSLSLPEQGLLRLRILNASTSRFYRLALENHSFYQIATDGGALNEPIEVNELLLTPGQRAEVLVKGNQESGQYRLFNLPYDRGSMGMMGGGMMGGGMMGRNDRDEPIVLATVNYEAPGQSLSIPSKLTSITALPEPQTVRSFELNHGMHPAVGMAFLINGEPYSSDRLDTQVQLDTVEDWEITNTEVMDHPFHIHNNAFQVISRNGKPESLLAWRDTVLVSRGETVRIRIPFRKFAGKTVYHCHILDHEDLGMMGNLMIRA from the coding sequence ATGGTTAAAATTAACCGTCGCCAATTTATTGCATTAGGTGCTGCTGGTGTAGGGACAGCTTTAGTAGGTCATTGGTTGTGTCAAGCTATTTCTAGTCAACCTTTACCTGCTTCATCTGCTAATGTATTCGGTGTTTATCAAAGTAGTAATGGATTATTAGAGTTAGACTTAGAAGCTAAAGAAAATCCCGTAAATTTGGCTGGGAGACAAGCATATCTATTAGCCTATAACGGACAAGTCCCTGCACCTCGTCTGGAAGCCAAACCAGGAGACAAGGTTCGCATTCACTTTACTAATAATCTCTCTCAACCGACTAATATTCACTATCACGGTTTGCATATTCCTATTACGGGTAATGCAGATAATGTTTTTCTTCATATCCAACCTGGAGAAAAACTAACCTACGAATTTCAGATACCACCAAATCATCGAGCAGGAACTTTTTGGTATCATCCCCACCTGCATGGTTTAGTTGCCGAACAATTGTTTGGGGGTTTGGCAGGGTTATTTATCGTGCGCGGTGAATTGGATGAAATTCCTGAAATCAAAGCAGCGAAAGAAGAGTTTTTGGTACTGCAAGACTTTGCTGTGAATGATAATGGCAGACTAATCAATTCAGCCTATATGTCCCTGATGATGGGAAGAGAAGGAGATATCATTACAGCCAACGGACAAGTAAATCCCAGTCTTTCTTTACCTGAACAAGGATTATTGCGGTTGCGGATTCTCAATGCTTCTACTTCCCGTTTTTATCGACTGGCTTTAGAAAACCATTCTTTTTATCAAATTGCCACTGACGGAGGTGCGTTAAACGAACCCATAGAAGTTAACGAATTGCTACTGACACCAGGACAACGAGCCGAAGTTTTGGTAAAAGGAAACCAGGAATCGGGTCAGTATCGCTTATTCAATTTACCTTACGATCGCGGTAGTATGGGAATGATGGGTGGCGGTATGATGGGTGGTGGCATGATGGGCAGAAATGACCGCGATGAACCCATAGTTTTAGCAACGGTTAACTACGAAGCTCCAGGACAGTCTCTTTCAATCCCAAGCAAACTTACTTCAATTACGGCATTGCCAGAACCTCAGACAGTCAGAAGCTTTGAACTCAATCATGGAATGCATCCTGCTGTGGGCATGGCTTTTTTGATTAACGGCGAACCTTATAGTAGCGATCGCCTCGATACCCAAGTACAACTTGATACAGTAGAAGATTGGGAAATAACCAATACGGAAGTAATGGATCATCCCTTCCACATTCACAATAATGCTTTTCAAGTAATTAGCCGTAACGGAAAACCAGAATCATTATTGGCTTGGCGAGATACGGTGTTAGTATCCAGAGGTGAAACCGTCCGCATTCGCATTCCCTTCAGGAAATTTGCTGGCAAAACAGTGTATCACTGCCACATTCTCGACCACGAAGATTTAGGTATGATGGGTAATTTGATGATTAGAGCTTAG
- a CDS encoding type 11 methyltransferase: MDMNEVKVRTQYDRLADIYDLRWRNYILNTLTFLRDWEQIEPQDNILDVACGTGEFERLLLERNPTQQITGIDISNKMLNVAKEKYQTYPNVEFHQASVHSLPFESDSFDVVVSANAFHYFDNPLVALTEMKRVLKPNGKLVILDWNKDYPICRICDWILQIFDPAHQQCYTQEELHQLLLSAEFKIHRASKVRFGFIWGLMVVTAIVSEIY, encoded by the coding sequence ATGGACATGAACGAAGTTAAAGTCAGAACTCAATACGATCGCCTTGCCGATATTTACGATCTACGCTGGCGCAACTATATCCTAAATACTCTAACTTTTCTGCGAGATTGGGAGCAAATTGAACCCCAGGATAACATTTTAGATGTTGCCTGCGGTACGGGTGAATTTGAACGGCTTTTGTTAGAACGAAATCCCACTCAGCAAATTACAGGCATAGATATATCGAACAAGATGTTAAATGTCGCCAAGGAAAAATATCAAACTTATCCTAACGTTGAATTTCATCAAGCCTCAGTTCATTCACTACCTTTTGAGAGCGATTCTTTTGATGTAGTTGTTTCAGCTAATGCTTTTCATTATTTTGATAATCCACTGGTAGCATTAACAGAAATGAAACGAGTGCTTAAGCCCAATGGCAAGCTGGTAATTCTCGACTGGAATAAAGATTACCCGATCTGTAGAATCTGCGATTGGATTTTACAAATTTTCGATCCTGCTCATCAACAATGCTATACACAAGAGGAATTACATCAGCTATTGTTATCTGCTGAATTTAAAATTCACCGTGCTAGTAAAGTTCGTTTTGGGTTTATTTGGGGACTGATGGTTGTGACTGCCATAGTGTCTGAAATTTATTGA